Proteins found in one Halobaculum sp. MBLA0147 genomic segment:
- a CDS encoding adenosylcobalamin-dependent ribonucleoside-diphosphate reductase, translating into MSQPDVTAEELELPIKRTDGDTLEERLTSNAYDNILPARYLRKDADGNVTEAQEELFERVAHNIALAEAVYEAERRDTEVTVTPDQVKPDHPRRDELAEEVFGAGTTVEDDAETTLTEANVNKFAYETVVPELPGEIAQHVQETAAEFRELMERLAFMPNSPTLMNAGDELQQLSACFVDSPADDIDDIHQTAKEAAQVFQSGGGMGYAFWKLRPYGDSVGSTGGIASGPITFMRTFDQMCETIAQGGARRGAQMGVMRVSHPDVIQFVHAKNKDVSLARSLRLNDPDDFTHTSFADALEEARELIDDDGKVPEHLRNAVEGHLSNFNISVGITDDFMEAVKNDEEFTFTNPRTEEPHVATHETKELYEMFGLGEHVAVGEELSVPATEIWDHIVEGAHENGEPGVVYLERINDLHSFDVEEHPDHRILATNPCGEQPLEEYEACNLGHINLSTLAARDAPDWRVWSDEHEFDTLEEGVERFLAEAVDFEEFDHRIATGTRFLENVVTMSDFPVDEIADTVSSMRKIGLGIMGLAQLYIQLGVKYGDDVANEIAEQLMTHINHESKTASHELAEERGSFDEWDDSKYADPTAYREWFEHHTGEDADEWADGYPIRNHNTTTIAPTGTTSMVGNTTGGCEPIYNVAYYKNVSDDVQGDEMLVEFDDYFLRTLEANDIDVAAVKEEAQEQMATNEFDGVDGLETVPDAIGELFVVTGDLDAKDHAGVQVACQAGVDSAISKCLEEGTLVQTDSGVRPIESFADETPEAGEFTEVEEDVTIDGVAVESQYYAGEKDATRVRVDNGSELVGATDSHKVLTPDGWTVLGDLEEGDYVIGRHTESHGDGQTEISFSRRGSAVADGGATVAAGGVDPSVYEKEVTLPSKMSPALARFLGMYAADGSAIDERYAVEISTSSERVREEARDLFEELFGREPSVEADTRGGESRDTVYGVRLNSKPVWEFVTTLCGSGSYEKDVPRSVLRGSPEEKLAFVNGVTLDGYVSSQSLVVYGGMSRDLADGVASLVRSFGVPKVYVGRKWVAESEAYAYQVHLTNEAQELVTPIEPHKQVSRFDQRYRVYVPEDRVDKTDYDSRSQAYYAARSVEYREQNYMFDTTAEKLGIDDAPPLHEVTEVEDAGTREMYDIELAGPHEYVVGGVVSHNTVNAPNDSTLEDAREVFEYIYDHGGKGVTYYRDGTRSKQVLTTRADNTEFADETEAAETIVAQIDEVFGGVEAFLDNEDVQAAVDAEIDELLAATERPQVDYTEKRPRPDSLTGVTQLIETGYGKMYVTINEDPQTGEPFELFANIGHSGGFTNSFTESLAKVISTALRSGVAPEEIVDELQGTRSPKVAWDKGEQIQSIPDAIGTAMRRYLEGEIDRAHPEQQNLDEIEDATPSETAADAAADPPAEPTPESDGGVAATEATSDAVEDLIANGESPECPECGSMTLYYSEGCKTCESCGWSEC; encoded by the coding sequence ATGAGCCAGCCGGACGTGACCGCGGAGGAGTTGGAACTGCCGATCAAACGAACCGACGGGGACACACTCGAGGAGCGGCTGACGAGCAACGCCTACGACAACATCCTGCCGGCGCGGTACCTGCGGAAGGACGCCGACGGCAACGTCACCGAGGCACAGGAGGAGCTGTTCGAGCGCGTCGCACACAACATCGCGCTCGCGGAGGCCGTCTACGAGGCCGAGCGGCGCGACACCGAGGTGACGGTGACGCCCGACCAGGTGAAGCCGGACCACCCGCGACGCGACGAACTCGCCGAGGAGGTGTTCGGCGCGGGGACGACCGTGGAAGACGACGCCGAGACGACGCTGACGGAGGCGAACGTCAACAAGTTCGCCTACGAGACGGTCGTGCCGGAGCTGCCGGGCGAGATCGCCCAGCACGTCCAGGAGACGGCCGCGGAGTTCCGCGAGCTGATGGAGCGGCTCGCCTTCATGCCGAACAGTCCGACGCTGATGAACGCCGGCGACGAACTCCAGCAGTTGTCGGCGTGTTTCGTCGACAGCCCGGCCGACGACATCGACGACATTCATCAAACGGCAAAAGAGGCCGCTCAGGTCTTTCAGAGTGGGGGTGGGATGGGGTATGCATTTTGGAAATTAAGGCCGTACGGCGACTCCGTCGGCTCGACCGGCGGCATCGCCTCCGGGCCGATCACGTTCATGCGGACGTTCGACCAGATGTGTGAGACGATCGCGCAGGGTGGCGCCCGACGCGGCGCCCAGATGGGCGTGATGCGCGTCTCGCACCCGGACGTGATCCAGTTCGTCCACGCGAAGAACAAGGACGTGTCCCTGGCCCGCTCGCTGCGGCTCAACGACCCGGACGACTTCACGCACACCTCCTTCGCGGACGCACTGGAGGAGGCCCGCGAGCTGATCGACGACGACGGGAAGGTGCCGGAACACCTCCGGAACGCCGTCGAGGGGCACCTCTCGAACTTCAACATCTCCGTGGGGATCACGGACGACTTCATGGAGGCGGTGAAGAACGACGAGGAGTTCACCTTCACCAACCCGCGGACGGAGGAGCCCCACGTCGCCACCCACGAGACGAAGGAACTGTACGAGATGTTCGGCCTCGGCGAGCACGTCGCGGTCGGCGAGGAACTGTCGGTGCCGGCGACGGAGATCTGGGACCACATCGTCGAGGGCGCCCACGAGAACGGGGAGCCGGGCGTCGTCTACCTCGAACGGATCAACGACCTCCACTCGTTCGACGTCGAGGAGCACCCGGACCACCGGATCCTCGCGACGAACCCGTGTGGCGAGCAGCCGCTCGAAGAGTACGAGGCCTGTAACCTCGGGCACATCAACCTCTCGACGCTGGCGGCCCGGGACGCGCCGGACTGGCGCGTCTGGAGCGACGAACACGAGTTCGACACGCTGGAGGAGGGTGTCGAGCGGTTCCTCGCGGAGGCCGTCGACTTCGAGGAGTTCGACCACCGGATCGCGACCGGGACGCGGTTCCTGGAGAACGTCGTCACGATGTCGGACTTCCCGGTCGACGAGATCGCGGACACGGTCTCCTCGATGCGGAAGATCGGGCTGGGCATCATGGGGCTGGCCCAGTTGTACATCCAACTCGGCGTGAAGTACGGCGACGACGTGGCCAACGAGATCGCCGAGCAGTTGATGACCCACATCAACCACGAGTCGAAGACGGCGAGCCACGAACTGGCCGAGGAACGCGGCTCCTTCGACGAGTGGGACGACTCGAAGTACGCCGACCCGACGGCGTACCGCGAGTGGTTCGAGCACCACACCGGCGAGGACGCCGACGAGTGGGCAGACGGCTACCCGATCCGCAACCACAACACGACGACCATCGCACCGACCGGCACCACCAGTATGGTAGGGAATACCACGGGTGGTTGTGAGCCGATCTACAACGTCGCCTACTACAAGAACGTCTCCGACGACGTGCAGGGCGACGAGATGCTCGTCGAGTTCGACGACTACTTCCTCCGGACGCTGGAGGCCAACGACATCGACGTTGCGGCCGTCAAGGAGGAGGCCCAAGAGCAGATGGCGACCAACGAGTTCGACGGCGTCGACGGGTTGGAGACGGTGCCGGACGCCATCGGCGAGTTGTTCGTCGTCACCGGCGACCTCGACGCCAAGGACCACGCGGGTGTCCAGGTCGCGTGTCAGGCCGGCGTCGACTCGGCGATCAGCAAGTGCCTCGAAGAAGGGACGCTCGTTCAGACAGACTCGGGTGTCCGTCCGATCGAGTCGTTCGCGGACGAGACTCCGGAGGCAGGGGAGTTCACCGAAGTCGAGGAAGACGTGACAATCGACGGCGTCGCCGTCGAGTCGCAGTACTACGCCGGGGAGAAGGACGCGACGCGGGTCCGTGTCGACAACGGGTCGGAACTCGTCGGAGCCACGGACTCACACAAGGTACTGACACCGGACGGGTGGACGGTACTGGGTGATCTCGAAGAAGGCGACTACGTGATCGGTCGCCACACGGAGTCACACGGGGACGGCCAGACCGAAATCAGCTTCTCGCGTCGGGGGAGTGCCGTGGCCGACGGCGGTGCGACGGTCGCCGCCGGTGGCGTAGACCCGTCGGTGTACGAGAAGGAGGTCACACTCCCGTCGAAGATGTCACCGGCCCTCGCGCGGTTCCTCGGAATGTACGCCGCCGACGGAAGCGCCATCGACGAGCGCTACGCCGTCGAGATCAGTACGTCCTCGGAGCGCGTTCGGGAGGAGGCACGCGACCTGTTCGAGGAACTGTTCGGTCGTGAGCCGTCCGTCGAGGCGGACACCCGTGGTGGCGAGAGCCGCGACACGGTGTACGGTGTCCGGCTGAACTCCAAACCCGTCTGGGAGTTCGTGACGACACTGTGCGGGTCCGGGTCCTACGAGAAGGACGTTCCCCGCTCGGTGTTGCGTGGAAGTCCCGAGGAGAAGCTCGCGTTCGTCAACGGGGTGACGCTGGACGGATACGTCTCGTCGCAGTCACTCGTCGTGTACGGCGGGATGTCGAGAGACCTCGCCGACGGCGTCGCGTCACTCGTCCGAAGCTTCGGCGTCCCGAAAGTGTACGTGGGTCGCAAGTGGGTCGCCGAGTCGGAGGCGTACGCATATCAGGTTCACCTCACGAACGAGGCACAGGAACTGGTGACACCAATCGAGCCACACAAGCAGGTGAGTCGGTTCGATCAGCGGTATCGCGTGTACGTTCCCGAGGATCGTGTCGACAAAACTGACTACGATTCGCGCTCACAGGCGTACTACGCGGCCCGGAGCGTCGAGTATCGGGAACAGAACTACATGTTCGACACGACGGCCGAGAAACTCGGGATCGACGACGCACCACCACTGCACGAGGTGACCGAGGTCGAAGACGCCGGGACCCGGGAGATGTACGACATCGAACTTGCAGGTCCCCACGAGTACGTCGTCGGTGGCGTCGTGTCACACAACACCGTCAACGCCCCGAACGACTCCACACTCGAGGACGCCCGCGAGGTCTTCGAGTACATCTACGACCACGGCGGGAAGGGTGTCACCTACTACCGCGACGGCACCCGTTCGAAGCAGGTGCTCACCACGCGGGCGGACAACACGGAGTTCGCCGACGAGACGGAGGCCGCCGAGACGATCGTCGCCCAGATCGACGAGGTGTTCGGCGGCGTGGAGGCGTTCCTCGACAACGAGGACGTGCAGGCCGCCGTCGACGCGGAGATCGACGAACTGTTGGCCGCGACGGAGCGCCCGCAGGTCGACTACACGGAGAAGCGGCCGCGGCCGGACTCGCTGACGGGTGTCACCCAGCTCATCGAGACCGGCTACGGGAAGATGTACGTCACCATCAACGAGGACCCCCAGACCGGCGAGCCGTTCGAGCTGTTCGCCAACATCGGCCACTCTGGCGGGTTCACCAACTCCTTCACGGAGTCGCTGGCGAAGGTGATCTCGACGGCACTGCGGTCGGGCGTCGCCCCCGAGGAGATCGTCGACGAACTCCAGGGCACCCGGTCGCCGAAGGTCGCCTGGGACAAAGGCGAACAGATCCAGTCGATCCCGGACGCCATCGGCACGGCGATGCGCCGCTACCTCGAGGGCGAGATCGACCGCGCGCACCCCGAACAGCAGAACCTCGACGAGATCGAGGACGCGACGCCGTCGGAGACGGCCGCCGACGCCGCGGCCGACCCGCCGGCCGAGCCGACGCCGGAGTCCGACGGCGGCGTCGCCGCCACGGAGGCGACGAGCGACGCGGTCGAGGATCTCATCGCCAACGGCGAGTCGCCGGAGTGCCCGGAGTGTGGCAGCATGACGCTGTACTACTCCGAGGGCTGCAAAACCTGCGAGAGTTGTGGGTGGAGCGAGTGCTGA
- a CDS encoding 23S rRNA (uridine(2552)-2'-O)-methyltransferase, which yields MSNRDEYYNRAKQEGYRARSAYKLKQIDAAEDVLGRGDTVVDLGAAPGGWLQVASEAVGDAGRVVGVDRQQIEPLDAATVETIRGDMTDERTRDRLRAALGVPGAAPNDRRTTSSLGSSSELRASDEIETGAAAASAADDGEDAVGTGDADAADRDDADATGATASGGADGPRARPADVVVSDMAPNMTGEYALDHARSIHLARQAFETALTVLGTGGDFVVKVFDGRDLTDFQAELAESFEYVRSLDPDASRQESSERFLIGKQRLDAPVETGERREVEVTDTGEEGDGIAVVDGYTLFVPDAEPGETVAVEVTDVKANFGFAERLE from the coding sequence ACTACAACCGTGCGAAACAGGAGGGGTACCGTGCCCGCTCGGCGTACAAGCTCAAGCAGATCGACGCCGCCGAGGACGTACTCGGTCGCGGCGACACCGTGGTCGACCTGGGAGCCGCGCCCGGCGGGTGGCTCCAGGTCGCCAGCGAGGCGGTCGGTGACGCCGGACGTGTCGTCGGCGTCGACCGCCAGCAGATCGAGCCGCTGGACGCGGCCACCGTCGAGACGATCCGGGGCGACATGACGGACGAACGCACCCGCGACCGGCTCCGGGCCGCTCTCGGCGTCCCCGGCGCGGCACCGAACGACCGCCGAACCACGTCCAGTCTCGGTTCGTCGAGCGAACTCCGCGCGAGCGACGAGATCGAGACCGGAGCGGCAGCGGCGAGCGCCGCAGACGACGGGGAGGACGCAGTGGGGACGGGAGACGCCGATGCGGCCGACCGCGACGACGCGGACGCGACGGGGGCCACCGCCTCGGGTGGGGCGGACGGCCCGCGTGCACGCCCCGCGGACGTGGTCGTCTCCGACATGGCGCCGAACATGACCGGCGAGTACGCGCTGGACCACGCGCGGTCGATCCACCTGGCGCGACAGGCGTTCGAGACGGCGCTGACGGTGCTCGGGACGGGCGGCGACTTCGTGGTGAAGGTGTTCGACGGCCGCGACCTGACGGACTTCCAGGCGGAACTCGCGGAGTCGTTCGAGTACGTCCGCTCGCTGGACCCGGACGCCTCTCGGCAGGAGTCCTCCGAGCGGTTCCTGATCGGGAAGCAACGACTCGACGCGCCGGTGGAGACGGGCGAGCGCCGCGAGGTCGAGGTCACCGACACCGGCGAGGAGGGTGACGGAATCGCCGTCGTCGACGGCTACACCCTGTTCGTCCCCGACGCCGAACCGGGCGAGACGGTCGCCGTCGAGGTGACGGACGTGAAGGCGAACTTCGGGTTCGCGGAACGGCTGGAGTAG
- a CDS encoding DUF424 domain-containing protein, which produces MTVVVTVRETAEGTLVAAADADCLGETYEDGAVSLTVEASFYDGEDAERVPAETAVERLADADTANLVGEDCVTAALEAGLVDEGGVLEVDGTLHAQVVWM; this is translated from the coding sequence ATGACCGTCGTGGTCACGGTCCGCGAGACGGCGGAGGGGACACTCGTCGCGGCCGCGGACGCGGACTGTCTCGGCGAGACGTACGAGGACGGCGCGGTGTCGCTCACCGTCGAGGCGTCCTTCTACGACGGCGAGGACGCCGAGCGCGTCCCCGCGGAGACGGCCGTCGAGCGACTCGCGGACGCGGACACCGCGAACCTCGTCGGCGAGGACTGCGTCACGGCGGCGCTGGAGGCCGGCCTCGTCGACGAGGGCGGCGTCCTCGAGGTCGACGGCACGCTCCACGCCCAAGTCGTTTGGATGTGA
- a CDS encoding tetratricopeptide repeat protein — translation MTDDEPRDHEFSSGQGFDEEYDAFTLEPEALQGDPSSVDPVDTRVITDALDQRNVAADQVDVEELIDVGLSYMQINRFEEATGTFERAAQFAEDDSLAEQEAWTNKGAAHAELEEYDEAIGAYREALRIDEESEHAATALTNLAYALWEFGETEEALEKAERAVEIDPRFPQAWYNRGFFLLERGLAEEAVNAFDNAIRLGFRNADVLDEKARALEEAGDHEQAEEVAQQAEDLREQAEQEMVEEYGDR, via the coding sequence ATGACGGACGACGAGCCGAGGGACCACGAGTTCTCCTCGGGACAGGGGTTCGACGAGGAGTACGACGCGTTCACACTCGAACCGGAGGCACTGCAGGGTGACCCGTCGTCGGTGGACCCGGTGGACACGCGGGTGATCACCGACGCACTCGACCAGCGGAACGTCGCCGCCGACCAGGTCGATGTCGAGGAGCTGATCGACGTGGGGCTGTCGTACATGCAGATCAACCGCTTCGAGGAGGCGACGGGCACCTTCGAGCGGGCCGCCCAGTTCGCCGAGGACGACTCCCTGGCGGAACAGGAGGCGTGGACGAACAAGGGGGCGGCCCACGCCGAGTTGGAGGAGTACGACGAGGCCATCGGCGCCTACCGCGAGGCACTGCGGATCGACGAGGAGTCGGAACACGCCGCGACGGCACTGACGAACCTCGCGTACGCGCTGTGGGAGTTCGGCGAGACGGAGGAGGCGTTGGAGAAGGCCGAACGCGCCGTCGAGATCGACCCGCGCTTCCCGCAGGCGTGGTACAATCGTGGGTTCTTCCTGCTGGAGCGCGGGCTCGCGGAGGAGGCGGTCAACGCCTTCGACAACGCGATCCGACTCGGCTTCCGGAACGCCGACGTGCTCGACGAGAAGGCACGCGCCCTCGAGGAGGCGGGTGACCACGAGCAGGCGGAGGAGGTGGCCCAGCAGGCCGAGGACCTCCGCGAGCAGGCCGAACAGGAGATGGTCGAGGAGTACGGGGACCGCTAG